Proteins encoded by one window of Salvia splendens isolate huo1 chromosome 7, SspV2, whole genome shotgun sequence:
- the LOC121811182 gene encoding uncharacterized protein LOC121811182, with product MTLFNKDVKFSLKAMVNKENKKVLFASVDSTFADVLLSFLTLPLGAIVRILKNHYEGEQPGFGSLTTLYNSVANLDSVHFWTEDAKSHLLHPRSSCDASRKRLKLDVSDSPPLEYFICDKNCTSTWFPSESIYYDTVSVACRFNKYHSMKRKLTDTKPEPCDDGVFTTNTASFVVTDDLRIVPTSSGLLQIVKFLGIADVDKAEQVDVTFGYVEVMALLKAILVSATPLSDVIFSKAGQMKSTTLKLRHMTSSYFETPSAFNSSNMVLRVVVQKSTNKVLYAQAQEDFVELLFGFLVLPLGAAVRFLERRSLNKCFDYLHMSVADHIDSKYLKNGAKKMLINPKIPHGYISENFVLPINEEAITAFNEHMMNFFSSKKFPYGRGKYLKAPRTFMVKDDLTVTPLCIASTLSFLSGMKIPISDVKEVQLQIGLKEALDILRASLTSDSALSNGLNLSYHKSQK from the exons ATGACTCTTTTCAACAAAGATGTTAAGTTCTCGTTGAAAGCTATGGTGAATAAAGAGAACAAGAAGGTTCTATTCGCAAGTGTAGACAGCACCTTCGCAGATGTGTTGTTGAGCTTCCTGACTTTGCCATTGGGGGCTATCGTGAGGATCTTGAAGAACCACTACGAAGGTGAGCAGCCTGGATTCGGCAGCTTGACCACTCTGTACAACAGTGTTGCCAATCTTGATAGTGTCCATTTCTGGACTGAAGATGCTAAGTCGCATCTGCTTCATCCACGAAGTTCATGTGATGCTAGTCGTAAAAGGCTAAAGCTCGATGTTAGTGATTCCCCGCCATTGGAATACTTCATTTGTGACAAGAACTGCACAAGTACTTGGTTCCCCAGTGAAAGCATTTACTATGATACTGTCAGTGTCGCATGCAGATTCAACAAATATCATTcaatgaaaagaaaattaacTGATACTAAACCGGAGCCTTGTGATGATGGAGTTTTTACCACTAATACAGCATCTTTCGTTGTCACTGATGATCTGCGTATAGTTCCTACTTCGTCAGGGTTGTTGCAGATTGTAAAATTTCTCGGCATTGCAGATGTGGACAAGGCCGAGCAAGTAGATGTGACTTTTGGCTATGTTGAG GTTATGGCTTTGCTCAAGGCTATCTTGGTGTCTGCAACGCCATTGTCAGACGTCATATTCAGTAAAGCAGGACAGATGAAGTCTACAACATTGAAACTTCGACATATGACTTCGTCATATTTTGAAACTCCATCAGCATTCAACTCCAGTAACATGGTTCTGAGGGTGGTTGTACAAAAATCTACTAATAAGGTTTTGTATGCTCAAGCCCAGGAAGATTTCGTAGAGCTTCTCTTTGGCTTCCTCGTCCTCCCACTAGGAGCAGCCGTGCGTTTTCTGGAAAGAAGATCTCTTAATAAGTGTTTCGACTATTTGCACATGAGTGTGGCTGATCATATAGACAGCAAATATTTAAAGAATGGTGCAAAAAAGATGCTCATCAACCCCAAAATACCTCACGGATATATTTCAGAAAATTTCGTTCTTCCTATCAATGAAGAGGCCATAACTGCTTTCAACGAACATATGATGAACTTTTTCTCTTCTAAGAAGTTCCCATATGGCCGGGGGAAATACCTCAAGGCACCCCGGACATTCATGGTGAAGGATGATTTAACTGTTACGCCTCTTTGCATTGCTTCCACGCTTTCCTTCCTCAGTGGGATGAAAATCCCTATATCTGATGTCAAAGAAGTTCAACTGCAAATTGGATTGAAAGAG GCTTTAGACATATTGAGAGCATCCCTTACATCTGATTCTGCCTTATCCAATGGTCTGAATTTGAGTTATCATAAATCTCAAAAATAG